The DNA sequence GCACAATAGGAGCTGAAGGAACAATAAGGTGCCCCTTACTTTTAAAATAATCTAAAAATTTTTGACGTATCTCTTGTGATGTCATAGTATTGCTTTTGCTTTTTTAAATATCAAATTTTTGATAAGATGCAAATTTAAGATTTTTAAGCGATTTGTAATAATTTTATGCTATGTTTTGAATGGTGCCGGATTTTGATGATGAATGCTCCTGACCAAGGTTTATAAAGCCTGAAACCAATGATCATTATTTAATTTTGCAATTTCCCACTTAACTTACTACCTTCGTCACCATCTGATTAAGATAAAATATCCTTTTCTATGACGAAAAATGAAATTCTGAAAAGCTGGATAGAACAGTATTCAGGACCTCTCCTGAAGAAAGCACTGTATCTGCTTTCGAATAAAGAAGATGCTCAGGACGTTGTTCAGGAGGTTTTTCTCGCTGCCTACTCAGGATATGATTCTTTCGAAACGAAAAGCCAGCCTCTCACCTGGCTGATGGCTATTCTGAATAGAAAAATTGCAGATTTTTACCGGAAAAAATATAAATCAGAACCGAATATCAGACTTGATCATTTCTTTGATGAAACAGGATCGTGGAAAAATAATGATGTTTTAAATGACTGGAATGTATCTGGGGAAGGTGATGAACTTTTAGACAACGGAGATTTTAATAAAACATTAGAGGAATGCATCGAGGAACTGCCTTCCAAGTGGAAGATTCTGTTGAAAATGTACTATATTGAAGAAAAAAAAGCACCGGAAGTAAGTCAGGAATTGAATGTTTCTACGACTAATCTTTGGAAGATTTTGCAAAGAAGCCGTATGCAGCTCAGAGAATGTCTGGAGTTTAACTGGTTTTCAAGATCGTAAGTAAAATGATAAAAGAAATACTACATAAATTATTTTTACCATGCAGTGAAGCCACTTTACTGATGGAAAAAAGAAATGCCCAATCCATTTCTGCCAAAGAAAACAGGATGCTGAGCATGCACCTGATGATCTGTAAATGGTGCAGAATGTACAATGAAAAGCTGGCACTTTTGGATAAAGCTTTTAAAAAAACTTTTTCTGAAAAAGAAACTGAAATAAATGAGTCTGAAATTCAGGATTTTAAAAATAAAATGATCGATAAATTGAATTTCTAGGAAAAATTCTGTCAGGATTTTAAAAAGGCTCCGACTATACTATTGAAAACAATAAAGTATTCAATTAAAATCTTAAAAACATGGTCGGAACAGTACAGAAATCTAAAAATCAATTCACCCAAACCGGGTATTATATCTCCCTTTTCGGAGCAGCTCTTATTTTGCTGTGGATCGGTATCTTCAAATTTACGCCTACAGAAGCAGCCGCAATAAAACCTTTGGTAGAAAACCATTTCTTAACCTTTTTCGTATATAAGATTATGAGCGTTCAGGCAGTGTCAAATCTTATCGGAACGATAGAAATTATCATTGCATTACTCCTGATATTTAGTGCGAAATTTGCTGTACTGAAGAAGTATGCAGGAATAGGAATGGTGGTCACTTTTCTGGTAACATTAAGCTACTTGTTTACAACACCGGGAATGTGGAAAGTGGTGGACGGAGTGCCTGTGACAGATTTCTTTATTGTAAAGGACCTGATGCTCTTAGGATTTGGATTGATGCTCGTTCAAAATAATAAGTAATGAATAAAAAAAAGGTAAATATGAAAAATATACTAATTGTACTCGGAATTGTTCTGGGTATAGCAGTATTTGCTGCGGGATCGGGGCTTTTCAAGAAAACGAAGCCCAATGTAGTGGAAATAAAAAAAGAAAATGAGAAAATTATGGATAACAAAAACGTTAGAGAGATTTATTTTGCAGGGGGATGTTTCTGGGGAACAGAGCATTTTTTTCAACAGATTCGTGGAGTTGTAGGAACAGATGTAGGCTATGCCAACGGGAATACTCAAAATCCTACCTATGAAGAAGTAGTAAGCCATACAACAGGTTTTGTTGAAACAGTGAAAGTGAAGTATGATCCCGAGCAGGTAGATCTGAAACTGTTAATTGACCTTTACTTTAAAACCATTGATCCTACCAGCAAAGATCAGCAGGGAAATGACAGAGGAAACCAGTACAGAACAGGAATCTATTTCACCAACAAAACAGATGAAGCCATTGTAAAAGAAGAAGTTCAGAAACTGGCAAAAAACTATAATAAGCCTTTATTGGTAGAAACTATTCCATTGAAAAACTTCTACAGAGCAGAAGATTACCATCAGGATTATCTGGATAAAAATCCGGGAGGCTACTGCCATATTGAACCGGGACTTTTTGAAATGGCAAAAAAAGCCAATCCGCTTCCAAAGCCAGGCTATCAAAAACAGGATAAAAAAGTTTTAAAAGAAAAACTGACTGCAGAACAGTATAATGTTACTCAGGAAAACGGAACAGAAAGACCTTTTCAGAATGAATACTGGAATGAAACCCGCGAAGGAATTTATGTAGATATTACCACAGGAGAACCTTTGTTTATCTCTACAGATAAATTTGAATCCGGTTGTGGATGGCCAAGTTTCTCAAAACCGATTACAAAGGCTTTGATTGATGAAAAAATGGACCGTACCCACGGAATGACCAGAGTAGAGGTAAGAAGTAAAACCGGTGATGCTCACTTAGGACACGTTTTCACAGATGGTCCTACAGATAAAGGAGGACTTAGATACTGTATCAACAGTGCTTCGCTGAAATTTATTCCAAAAGCTGAAATGGAAACAAAAGGATACGGAAAATATCTTCCGTTGTTAGATAAAAAGTAATGTGAAAGGAAGGCTGCCATTTGGCAGCCTTTTTATTTTGAATTAATGATAAGTTGAAATCTTTCTTTGATGCTTAACATGGAGATATTTAAGAGAAATAAGAATCCGAAGATCAGGTAGAATGATTGTTCCGGGAGCTTTTCTGCCAGGTCATCAATATCCATAAAATTGATTTGCTTTTTTTTCACATCATCAAAGTACACTGTACATCCATCTCCATGATAACTTCTTTCAATTTTGTTAGGATCTTTATAAAAATGAACGGCAAAAAAATGGCCTGTTTTTTCCATGTCAACGCCGTATGTATCCTGCTTGGAAATGGTCATAGCATCAATTAGAGCTATAAAATCCTGATAACTGTTTTCATCGTTGATTACAAATTCAATTCCTGACTCTTTTTTATTTCTGGCTTGGAGTTCTTTAAGTTGAGAAACATAGAATTTCTGATTTTGAAGAGCTGTATTAGGCTTTACAACAATCTTTTTATAATTCCAATTTCTATAAGGCTCAAAAGTATTGTCAAAAGCTCTATTGGGCCTGACTTTCGCAGGAAGCCCAAGATCCATTACCGTATATGGAGGATGAACCCTCTGATTTCCATAATACCAAAACAGAACGGGAATCAGTATGGCACTGATTAATCCAGGTACGTAGAATATTTTTTTCATGGTTAGTTTTTTAGCGAAACCTAATGAAAATTTTAAGCCAAAAAAAAGTGATCCGAAACGAACCACTTTAATTTTTTTGAATCTTTAAATCATTCAATCTTTAATTCTAATCATTGAAACCTACCAATCTCTTTTTCTCAAAATCCAGTATGATCCGAATATGAATAGAGCAGACCATGCCAGACATGCAATAAGACTTTCTGTAGGGTAGTGGAACTCATATTTTACGCCCATCATTTTAGCCATATTTAATCTCATCATCGGATTAGGAATAAGACTGGACATACTTTCCAACGGTAAAAGATGCGTGATGAAAAAGTCATTCTGAAGAATTTCATTTCTTTGTGGCCCCTGCATCCCTTTTACTTTTGAGAATACTTCCACAGCAGTTAAAATTCCTTCTCCAATCCAGAAGACAAAAAGAGCAAGAAATACAAACACTGATTTTCTCAGTAAAATAGAAAGAAACATTAAGAAACAGAAGAAAGTGAACAGTTTTACAAAGTAATTTCCAATGAAGAAAATCTCAGCAACAACCTTTGCAGATTCTTTTGTATTTGAATATTGATAACCAAGGAATATAGTAATACCCAATACAATCAATGTTGAAACAATCGTGAAAATACTTATCGTAAGTAGTTTTGAAGTGATGAATTCTTTTCTGCTTAATCCATCAATCGTATTCTGCTTAAACATCCGGTTGCTGAATTCCTGCGAAATAGAGAAAACAATAATCAGTCCCAGGAAAATTTTCAATAAAGCAACAATCCATGTGGTAAAGTTCCAGATTTCCGGGAAATTATAAATCCCCTGTTCCTTTAAGTTAATGGTTCCTCCGAAAATATCAAAATCAACCAATCCGA is a window from the Chryseobacterium indologenes genome containing:
- the msrB gene encoding peptide-methionine (R)-S-oxide reductase MsrB, encoding MKNILIVLGIVLGIAVFAAGSGLFKKTKPNVVEIKKENEKIMDNKNVREIYFAGGCFWGTEHFFQQIRGVVGTDVGYANGNTQNPTYEEVVSHTTGFVETVKVKYDPEQVDLKLLIDLYFKTIDPTSKDQQGNDRGNQYRTGIYFTNKTDEAIVKEEVQKLAKNYNKPLLVETIPLKNFYRAEDYHQDYLDKNPGGYCHIEPGLFEMAKKANPLPKPGYQKQDKKVLKEKLTAEQYNVTQENGTERPFQNEYWNETREGIYVDITTGEPLFISTDKFESGCGWPSFSKPITKALIDEKMDRTHGMTRVEVRSKTGDAHLGHVFTDGPTDKGGLRYCINSASLKFIPKAEMETKGYGKYLPLLDKK
- a CDS encoding ABC transporter permease translates to MIKLLKLEYYKNLNYKPFKVFTILYFAILIALLFIGLVDFDIFGGTINLKEQGIYNFPEIWNFTTWIVALLKIFLGLIIVFSISQEFSNRMFKQNTIDGLSRKEFITSKLLTISIFTIVSTLIVLGITIFLGYQYSNTKESAKVVAEIFFIGNYFVKLFTFFCFLMFLSILLRKSVFVFLALFVFWIGEGILTAVEVFSKVKGMQGPQRNEILQNDFFITHLLPLESMSSLIPNPMMRLNMAKMMGVKYEFHYPTESLIACLAWSALFIFGSYWILRKRDW
- a CDS encoding DUF417 family protein, yielding MVGTVQKSKNQFTQTGYYISLFGAALILLWIGIFKFTPTEAAAIKPLVENHFLTFFVYKIMSVQAVSNLIGTIEIIIALLLIFSAKFAVLKKYAGIGMVVTFLVTLSYLFTTPGMWKVVDGVPVTDFFIVKDLMLLGFGLMLVQNNK
- a CDS encoding sigma-70 family RNA polymerase sigma factor, with amino-acid sequence MTKNEILKSWIEQYSGPLLKKALYLLSNKEDAQDVVQEVFLAAYSGYDSFETKSQPLTWLMAILNRKIADFYRKKYKSEPNIRLDHFFDETGSWKNNDVLNDWNVSGEGDELLDNGDFNKTLEECIEELPSKWKILLKMYYIEEKKAPEVSQELNVSTTNLWKILQRSRMQLRECLEFNWFSRS